The Lepeophtheirus salmonis chromosome 13, UVic_Lsal_1.4, whole genome shotgun sequence genome segment CAACGTCGAATAGTATCGCAGGGAATCAGAAATACGATACCAAATCGCCTCAAGGGCTTAGACACAGCAGCTACCATTCAAGTTTGGGATTTTGAGATAAAAGCAGAATATTTTGCGGAggcagatataattattgaccTTAAATCTTGTCTGCAAATATTTCCACACTTAGTTAGCTTTGATGCGATGAGAACCTTGGCACTTATCAAAGTAAAATGTATGTCTTGACTTTCGTGTGACAATTTTCTGGATGATAGACCGAAATGAAATCAAAGCTTTAATTCCCGCATCAGGGCCgtcttcatgattttttttttcacaaggaatggccttttttaaataaaacaaatcctAAAATTGAATTGGTtgtagtcccctgtctagaattatacgccactcattatcctcatatcaTAACAAGattatggatattcatctataaaatcaagttaacgatgaaaacatcaagtcagactttaactttgatctcacaaagatgcttattgcatgtaatataacctaatccattgctaatcatcctacgttcaaaaaaattatggagaaatacaagggtaaattCTTCTTTTCCCGAGGAACCaccattaattaatggaggatattggtaatgatgtaatttatagaaatacccccattgtaagttgtgaagttaagatatttttcagcctgtttagagtcatccacaccaaattgcAAAATGAAACTCtcaattttgtaccatctaacagtaagtattcatttttttaaatttaataataaaatatgattatattttagctaaaattatcaagaattatgatacacaactccttaaatgacaaaaacaagtgcttaaatggtcacaacaccgggcgtagtagctttggatggttcgcaactagtttttcTGAGATTTGTTTCTTCACTTagagacttgggtatgatcattaggttttccaatattacatagtcaataaatattacttttttatccctCAAgaattagctatggttgataagctccaagaaaaggtgttcagaaaactcataaaaggcaaaaagagctgcttaaatggttacaacaacgggggtagttacattgggtgtagcctTATAATcagcaattgtgcgtatccttcatgataatagtatgctgttatacaaacataaataacgggggggggaatcttttttgattaccttaataaggagtaatatcaccggacattattatttaattaggttTTGCAAtgaatctttacgatggatttaattccaacatttttttaatataatttattgtcccaattttatgatttttacatttactttattattaataactatttagaCCTCATcgatagaaatatatctatcccTTGCACAATTGTAtttagcaacttccacattaggaaaaaagggtaatgatgatatttttgattaaactctatgtctggcttgtgtttaaCACTTAAAGTTaagacatatttaactgaattcatgtcagaacaagaaaatattatttggattaatctttatttcaatattctgtatttataatttattgttataattagttaattgattacaattgtttaattttatatatttaacataaatgtatgatggtttattttttagtatgtagattataattaatttaagccttctttttaaacttggaacttaaaatatattttgaaatactctactttgtcgtttcattagttattattctgaggaTGTGGTTtagttcataatgaattacaatttcatggagtgttacgttttcaaatctaccaTAACGGATAAGAAACGTTTAAGTGAATTATAGGTATTacatcttcattaaacattttgctaataaatactttcgttataccctcaaaaatcataataaaaaaaagcagcTGATAAtaacatcagtattttaaataatgataccatatgtctttctcccccttCTCCCTGCACGccttttctctacagaattatcaactttactaatgatataattttatgctGGCGTagcattttcaaatatatttaattagtatatattcatatatatggtTTTATTAAGGAAATGAATCAAGATATGATCATTAATAGATTGACAggcctaattatttttcttaaaacctAAATGTTATACAACGGCTATActaataaactataataatttgcTTTAAAATTGTAGCAGCTTAATTATAGTGAGATACATTTAAAGTTCTTAGAGTCCTTTAGGATACACTATATTTTCCATTGATTTGTTCAACATTCTTTTCTCTCTCGTCTTCATTCACGACGTCAAAGAATTTCCTTTGCTTTTGCTCCAACTCCTTAGAAAATGAGAGTTTGGTCATGATGCGTGCCatctaaagagaaaaataagaactaaaaacataaaaccttaaccttatataaatgaatattgtaaaactgaatcaaataaataattacaaaattaaatatatcgataaaaaatgatatataaacaaacagaggatttttaaattaaaaaacaatttgccTCATTTTTAAGCTTTTGCTCGTATTATTTGCCACTAAGACATTTtagcttttttcaaattttatatttatctctctacaataaaattgaagcttacaattataatttttttttataattttacccAATGCTTCAGGGTGACAAGAAGGAATTACTTCGTCTAAAGTACTTGGATTGAAGTCCAAAACTTCTAACTGTCAGCTCAATGTGCTTAGACTTGGTAGAAGAAATCCTTGTCGAAGTAGTATCTCGTATCTTATGGTACCACAATCAATTTGTAGCTGCAAGGAAACCAGATGGcgatattatttgtattattgcaCAGATAACGTAGCTGGTGATCATTTAAATATACGATGAATTACCTCATTCATATCGTTAATATGTATGCATAGCTATgaccaaaaaacaatttgagtCAATTCTACCTAAAGAATGAACATTCGATGTGACATACTCCCATAAATTAGGCTGGAGTTTGTGTGGAACATTCTCGTACATCAGGCTTGAATTCAATCGTTTGAGTAGCGTCATTTTGAAAACAGgttcaactattaaaaataaaattcagtgttagtaatatatatttacaaattaaatttatataaacaatccGTACATTTTATAAGATCATATGATATCAATACAGTACCTGTTGAATTGGCAAAGGAGCGTTCAAGGAGTATACAACGTCCTGGTTTTGTGTCATTTTCAGATGAAGGATATTCTTCTTCTACACAACGATTGATCAGGTGACTATATAGAATGAAGTGTTTATCTCGGTTTTGCTTCTTCAGAATAGGAACATTTTCTGGGGATTGCACCAGGTCTTAAATGCCTCGTTTtcgatttattgaataaaaaatatcttcatctTTGAAGTAAACAGAACATAGAACATGCGACCCTTTCGGGTCGTAGTTTTTCTGCCTCAAAACTCGTAATCAAACCTTATTTTGGTATCaatcttttgaaaaacaaaaaaaaagatatatccgTGCCAGGAAAATGCTTATTCTGGCATTCAAAAGCAGCACAAGCCATGCATTttcacccaaaaaaataatagtcttAACTTTTGTTATAATAAGTAATAGTCTAGGGTTTTAGAGGTATGTTTACTTGAATCAGCTAAAGTtaagctgttgatttttcaGACTCTCCTATTCTAAGTATAGAGATTCAGTGGCACTCTTTTACTCAGTATAGGAAATACTGTATATCCTCATgtttctttcttctctttttcctTAGAAGAATAAGCGAGTGAGTGAGTGACAAATTTTCTACTGTTTTGTTTCTCTTTCAAACaggatttcagaaaaaaaacagagctcagtttttcttattttaggAAGGGAGAAAGAGACTAtggaattattgaaaaaaagaataacttttttttatcgtgGACTCTCATTTTTCTTGAGATAACGTCGTTATCATTATTGTATCGAgaaacctttcctccaaaaagaaacagaaaaaagcccGAAATTATTTGGTAGttagctaaataaataaatcataccaactgctatttataaACTTGCATACTATCACTGTCATCTTATTTCttcgccatttttaaaataaattacatattattaagatctacataatattttattcgatactctgttataatattacttattaatatttgattaaaagagtagttattatattatttctataaagaaatagcaaaaatttattcatacaaataataaaatagccaatctatttattatttaaacgaCGAGGTATCATCAAGAAATTGTATTGCTGTTCTTTTAGAAACGGAGCAGAAGTAAAGAATAAcctattactttgtgtatttatgaaaaagaataaattatgaaatagcatCAAGGGAGAAGTtagaatcgacagctgacaacaaactACATAgactatttttgtgttagctatGTAACGCCGTAAGATATAGCTTTAGAATTaggttaaaaatttaatcaggTTTGACGTATAGACCctagataatttatttgataatcatgtcttatttatatgatttaaggctgcaaattatataaaaacacaaaaacatttCTAGATAATGTATACACTGATATTTGATTAGGATCAACCATGATTACGCAGTATATTGGtcaataattagtaatttaatCTTACAGCAGTTCGTTATTTTGCCGTATAACATGTTCATACTTGCCCGgtagtaaaaattaatcatcatattttgatcaaaaaatagacgagatataaagtttattttttcgaaatattccCCTAAAGAATAAACTTTTGTGTCGTATTAGTAAAAATCTCaagcaatttatattttcaaattctaaattttttgtgcattatttatttattaattttctcttttttttaagctcgaaaaattaaaaaaaaataaatattaaagtaattgtcatatacactattttttttcaattgcatttaCCCCCATATATAGGATTTTCTTaattgatttcaaattatttttctccgctttcaaaatatgaaattgtatttagtATGTAAGAGAATGTACAAATCTTGGAATACCCGCTGACCAAAccccatatttattattgttatttaagtcatAGATCACGAaatagccttttttttaaaataaaaattttagactATAATTTCGATACAGATccatatttcgaaatgaaataacGGCATAGATGATAATTGAAGTTAATTACAATGGGGAAAAAATCTAGTATTGGAAAAAtctactaatttattttatactatttatattcaGGGTATGGCAGCAAAAACGCAGACTGAatagatggatttagaaatacatccataattttatattttcaataacaggtacgaaaataatgttaacaaaacatgtagacaaggtttttgcaaaacttttttcgctcaatatggccaccttcattatcaataataGCCTATACACGTCgtctgaaggccatgcaggagttgatgagtCCTCCCATTCAGCCACTATGGATGACTTGAGTGAGTTCACATTTGGATGTGAGGTCCTGTTTGTTTCCTTCTCCATAATGCCTAATATTGAAAAATCCAGTGGTTAAAATCTGGTGAAtaggggccatatctctttggatcAGAATCGAGCTATCAGCGCAGAACTTTTGGTACATggtggacgtgtgagagggTGCACCATCCTGTGTCCATACTTGGTTATcctccgggtagttggtcttcaacCTACTACAAGATGATGTACCTGAGCAATTTATAGTAGGTCTCCTGGGCGATTTTCTGTCTATCCTTGAAAAATAACGgtggcatcttctttccatcagaggccacaacaccAAAAAAACTGTTTGGccagatatttggtgtggtaaaccccacgtatctcttcttttgtttccgcaagccaacggtcgttccagtggttgtggaattgatcaaatgagaaaatcttcttgtctgatattatttttttacaactgacccatttgccttgaccCGTGTGATGATTTTCTTGCTCCTCTCGATcttcctggctttcatgccctctgttAGAAGGTGGGGTTCTTGTGAAAGAAACACATCCCAAATTGTACATTATAACCCtgctgatggtcctaggagccactgGATTCATTGGCTTAGTGGGATActcctttatatttttccccgaacttaacaagaactttatTCCCTCTTTAGATCATACcttccacttcctgacatcctggagaaggctttttccattttttcaaaaaaccagaCTCCTTCAACACTTAACAATCTCTGTAATCTTCATCATATCAACTCCAGCATCGTAGAGACTGAGATGCGCttcctttttgcttgttgcttgctcatgatgatgaaatgactgtATCATTAACATAGTTTGTTTATGTCAAAAGGACGActgaaacagaatatcaaaaaataatcaataaatatttacatattaatttgaGAAAATACAAACTAAGTTCATGTTTTACTGACCTACCCTGTATAAGACACGGAATCCATTTATATACCTGATTTGTTGTTGTAAAAGGTGAAGCCCATGGTTACCAATGGGGAGCCTTACATctggcaacaagactcagctCCTTGCCAAATCTCGAATCATTTTAAGTCTGGAATGGCggtaagataattttaaaaacttcatcTCGTCGGAATTTCGACCTCCAAACTCGACGGATATAAAtccaacgattttttttttgttgggctCGATCGAAAAATAAAGTAACCGAACATCTTGTTACACCAATGACAAACTTACCCTTCGGATCAAGAACGAACTCCAAGATTTGTCTAGGGACCTAGTGATGACGTCCTGCTAGCACTTTTGGCCTTGCATAAAGACTTAAATGAGGTTgtaggtaatttaaaaaaaaaaaaattttggcgGCACAGATAGCTTGTGGACCCTGAAGATATCCTTATAagcaaatccaaaaaatatattcaactcttttattatataaataaatagttcattAGAACTCTTACGTAATCAAGTCATAATAAATTATGGCTTATCTCATAACTTCAATACACTTatgtataccaaaaaatataaattttgttgtacatatttcaaaaagtagTGAGTCTGaagtcattttattaatcactTAAGATACTTGTCaccatatttgaatataattctgGTGGGATTTTAGGATTtctatatcaatattaaataaataattttccaattacACTAAATcaggggtcggcaacctatggcaTGCGGAGGCATATTCACTAGCACgcgcaaattagaacatattcccgtagtttgtgtgtattttttaccattgtTGTTGAGTGTGGCACACtcattcattaaaaatgttaaagttggcactccatgtctcaaagatTGCCGGACCCTGTACTAAATACTTACAATGTGACgaaactatatgtatataaaatcgATTGTTTTAGTATCCATTGAccttaaataatacattaagtacttttttttgtttgaacaattataattattttactatttgtcaattgtaaataatggtcCAATGCACTGacttatgtattaatttatgtgtttcattgatttaagtttttgtttttatagtttaaccttataatatatttcattaatattcacTTATAGCATTAGTAACCGGAATTATCCGGAGTTATTATGGGtttgcattaaaatatagaCGATAACATCTAATAAATTCTCATTGATATTCCCTGTTTTTCATGAGCGTACTCACATGTAGTGACTCAATACTTGGAGGATAAATGTTCTCGCCTCAaaagtgaaataattattatattagctggaaaaaaatcataatatgatGCTTAATTGATGAGACAGGAAGTAATATAGTCTTTCTAGGGCTACCTGGGAGAGCCGTAGCTACACACAGACGATGCTACATGTAAAACGtctgcaaaattttataaatatggaatatatatacCATAGAAGATCTGGAACAATTCGTGTATTCTTATTATCCAATCCTGTTGAAACCTTTTAATCTTCTCAAATTGTTATCATTTAGATACTGCATTccaaatcctttatttatttcattaacatCATCTGAATTTTACGAAATCTATTCGAAATTAAGCATTATATGTATTGATTTGGTCCCGTTTTGCTTTACCTTTCCGGTCTATCTCCACGTCTCTCCTTCATCAAAAAAGGCGTTTCTCCtatttatactaaattaaaAGGTTGTGAGATTTAGATTATATGAAATAACTTGGACGTACCTTATAAAACGCGAAAtagtatgtatttttcaaaatacatgcAGTGAACAGACCTTAAGGCTTTTTACTTTTTCACTGGAAGACTCCTTCCGATTACTATAGCCTTGTATCTTTTTTTCCTCATTCTTCCGTGATTAGCCAacaattttggtaaatatatttttctcaaatcagTTAATAAAAACTAGAAAGTTTTGTTTTGCTTACTCATCTATCTTATTGAATGAGTTTGAATCAGAACAAATTGTAagaaatccttttattttctaatattctgtgtataaattaatttataaataatatattttttattattttgtctaaggaatataaaaaaagttaaatctgtattatttctataattgttttaataatttcaaacactataaaaataacaatccaTAGCcctctgaaaataaaatacactaattgtaatttatagcTTTTATACGTTTAGAATATGAAGGTAAAGATTTGCTGCTCAGTACTTGAggtttcaaaaaagttattagacTAATTAtcgtaattaatataaattacttcgGCTCTCCTAAATCCGTTTTtggaaattcattcatattttctctataaaaaaataaatgttatttttatggataatcaatttttgttttatttactgagtgttttcttcatcttctggaaattcctttatttttttactcctttttttattcttgctttgtaaatacatttgtatccatttggaaaacatttttttttcttcatctataTCGTtagttccatttatttttttagatgaaggaGGGCGTATAACATCGTGGCCATTGCTACTACTATTCtcaagaatacttttttgatcCCTTttcgaaataataaaaaatgagtggATTAGCTCTATTCTATCAAATTAATGTCAAACAAAAGATATttctttgtatgtatttatattacagGGCTctgcagataaattgggaattttCCATTTTACTATATCCTGCCGCCCATTTTGAATTTACCACTAAAAATGACAATCTGTTTAATGGTCAAGGCCATAAGAGCTCATTGCTGTGCAAAGCTTTTGAACTACTTGAAGCGTAATGGGACTTGTAAAGTCATTGTGCACGTCGTGGATAAGAACAAGTTTGTGGTGAACGCGGATATTAATCTGCATATTGCAAGATTCATCCCCTGTGATCCGACTGATGTTCCACCAATTTTGTAGTTCAAGACTCCCCGAAGGCTTGTATCACCACAAACTGCAGGATAATCGCAGCTGGTTATGTAATCAAGGCTGCCGAACGATTTAGGGAGATGATCACTACGATTATTGAAACTGGGGGAGTTCGCATCAAATGAATCAAAACACAAGATTACTACCAACCATTTCACAAATTATCATAAgatttgatcaataaattaccatgctataaatattataatttgccaataataaattactaaCTTATCTACAAAGCcctacatataataaaatctcTTGATTACTATTgctattacttttattttatgttgcaaCTTTGcagccaaaaataaatagaacaaaaGCCAAAAATTAATTGGCAGATACCCATTTCCCCCCCATATAATGATTATTCAATAGATCTAGTAAATGATTGATAGCTTTACAAGAGTTAATTCTAATTCGACGCATCACCATTTAGAATATTGATTAAGGTGAAGAGAGCAGAAACATAGACAGTTGATAACAAAATAGGATATATTTAGGTGTTAGTGAGGAGCGCTGTGTACAactattaaaaactaataaaaacagCGAATATTATggtgaaaaaaacaacaacgatatttaacttaaaaaaaaaaatattaacattttttgacaaaattttgttattatttaatcagaaattcaatttcattaatGCACAGATCAAATACCCttttaatctaaatttaaaGCCCACAAAAGACTTCAATTGAggtttcaaataaatatcatacaTATTGATTCAATTCTTAAGTCCAGGTATTAatggttaataataataaattattttccttttttcatataCTCTTGCTGTCTATATAAATccttaaagttataaatatttacctcATACTTTCATCTTTGACGAGACCTGTGAtgatatgttacaaaaatataaagttaattcataaattgaattttaaattattttttcatggcttaaaagaaatcattaacttttattgaaattttttattcatatactacatagatatatatattccttaaaaaaccttaataataaatttaaaaaaaaaaaaaaattgtgttaacTTTAGTCTCACATTTTAGAAGTTGATCTATGTTCAAATGATCATTTTTCTGAGTTTCGACGAAATGAgaggattttataaatttcagtATTTCagatttcctttttaaatataatttcattgtcTGCACTAAAAGATTTTCATTTCTAATATCCTAAATTTAGCATGTTACTTCGACCAATCTTGGATTTCACTTTccatttttattccaatttggcaagataaatattttgtgatttttgatAACTCTTTGTACACTTAACATATATGTAATGCTTATTTAGCAAATAGAAGTTATTAAATTCGTCCCTTGGAATGTTTTTCATTGTCTCTTAGATAGAGACAATCAAAGAGTCATTGATGGCCTGATATattcgatttcttttttgattcaaCGTACCctaaacaaaataatccattggaTTAAGTTCTAGAGTGTTAGGGGGACTATACTTCCTTCCTAATGAATACCTATTAGTGCTAGCACAGCCACTTCAGCGACCTGTCTGAGAAATGAAAATGTGCTAAGTATTTTTACCAGACTAAAGGTTGATCTCCAGCGATTTGCTGGACTAAAGgcagtaaaattaaatttcctccAAAATCAACATAAATCATCGTAACAGCGTAAGGCTATTCCtcctctgtaaattcaatcATCTTTATATCTTGAGCAGCTGTCGCCATGATGCTCCTAACTTCACTAAAGATTGTTGATACAACAACATTTAtgccagcaaaaaaaaaaaaaaaaaaaaaaaaaaagaagaagagagacGCCATCAGAAGGCAGCATCATTACTAAACAAGggattcgtttaaaaaaatacaaaatatagcgATTAGTAAAGGAAAAACGatgattatttatctttattttgttcattatttaataagtggCAGAAGAGTTATTATCTCCATCTAAAAGAtaaattctcgcctatctttgctgtaaattgatttaaaaatgcataataaaataaatatttattaatttaaatataattttataatttttcctgcACTAaagcaattttaaatataggagcaatttttcttctttgtacCAGTAATTCACTTTATCCTCCAAAATAAcataacaagcagctgatattaacaagagttTTTGATACATTAATGCTATAAGTATTGCTACTGTCTTCTCCTTCCGCGTTTACATAAATCCCATCCCTAATAATTACAAAATCCCAAGTGCAATCAAGCGgcgatttgatcttaacgccttgtattataaatcaaatttttaaattattggattttttcccttgtcagatggagttgcactagaAATTAAGCATAAGTAGGAATTGTGATAATTCAATTCAACTATCTGACATAGAAAGAATCTTGAaatcaatatatacatttaaaatctatatttccttctctaggagatACCATAATTGGAACATACACACACTGATTTCAGGCGAATAACTACTCACGAACCAGTTGTCCACTCTCCTATGTTCCTCTACATCCTTTTAACTAAGAGGTAAGAACAAAGTGTTGGAATGAAGACCTCgttatccatatttttaaaagtagtgaGGTTAGATTTTTTTATCCGCTAGGGGCATTAAGTATACCTGAATATTACTCTTTaacttttaactgaattaactaGGTAAATTCTggaaagggaagaaaaagttgcatacttTAAGACGAGAAATGATAGAAAACcataaagtgacgtcatttatgATATCATATAAAGTGATATCTTGCGTTGGAAAATTGTATCAGTAAAACATTAAGTGCATAAGTAAATCTTACCGCGCCAATTAGTGCCCCCAAAAACCAGCATTATATGCAATCAATgttgcattatttaaaaaaatgttttaaaatttaacggCTTTCATAAGCTGTATTATTGATTGCGATACGTCAACAAACAACGacaatagacaaaaaaatcaacagattGGAAATCTTCTCCACGCCCATTACTCAGTAAAGGTCATCGTGGACATTGTGAATGGCTCTGTTGTTAA includes the following:
- the LOC121128117 gene encoding uncharacterized protein, whose amino-acid sequence is MLLKLMLIIPLLQLYNAESSLVKDESMRDQKSILENSSSNGHDVIRPPSSKKINGTNDIDEEKKMFSKWIQMYLQSKNKKRSKKIKEFPEDEENTQENMNEFPKTDLGEPKGLWIVIFIVFEIIKTIIEIIQI